Below is a genomic region from Erigeron canadensis isolate Cc75 chromosome 7, C_canadensis_v1, whole genome shotgun sequence.
GAACTCTGAACCCTTTCTATGTCTCCATtggattttatataattttaatgttCTCTTACAAAAGTCCTTAACCTGCTCATCAACTATTCCAACCCGTTCTTCAGCATAATTAAGTTTATTATCTCTTTCAATCTCATCCAACGGTACTAACAGttaagtttattatatatttcaagCTCGTCAACTAACATAGTTTTTGCCACTCGGACATTGTCCTATAAGATATATTGTGTGAGTTAATATGTAAAATTATAATGAGTCCATATAAACATTATTCAACCTTCACTTATTGTTTAAGGGATTTTTCCTTTAGAGTATTTTTAAGCAATAAGTATATTTCCAAATTTAATCTAAAATTTAATTAAGATTCCtttcattaattttatatttagtcCGTTCAAAATCTTTTGTCAAAGTAAACcaataactatatattttatttcaatttacaagtttatatatatttatatgttctTAGTTTTCTTTTTACTAGTTCCATTGTTAAACAGAATAAAAGTCGAGCTCTATTATCGACATTTTATTATCAACTAGTTTTAATCACTTCTTTCCTTCACGATGACAAAAAATATCACATCTAACTGaagtatcatttcttttataagacCGATCTTTGTCAACCATAAATCCATGTTGTTTCGCATAAttttcgtaaaaaaaaaatatgcccCTTGAAAAGTAATAATAGTTTGGCCAACAAAAGGTTCATCATTCAATGTTTCAACGATAATATTTTTATCGTATTCCTCGTACGGAAGACTATTCAAATCAAACATAATTCCTAACCTTACAACAACATTATTAGTTAATGACGATGACTTCATCCCATTTCTAATTCCTTAAATTATGTTCaaatcaaaaagtttaaatctATGACGATGAGTTCATCACATTTCCAATTCCTGAAATTGTCTTCtcgctttcttttttttttcaatggtGTTGTTGGTTGAGTGTGTATCATTTGATTGCTTGTGTGAAGCCATTTTTCTTTTGAGTATTGATAATATGATGAATCTTAAGAGttaattggtaaaaaaaaaatagggatATAAGTTTATATAGGTGAGATTTTTGTACATTGGTGATTGATGTGTTaaatctagtaataaaatttataaaacacgaactactagaaaactgactacaacacacttacgggcagtgaacccgttcgtatgcagtataataaaccggtaaatccgaggtcgaacacaaggaatttgtaagcaattgttcaaataaagtaattcagattaaaaaggGGCTTTTtatggccgagttgccacgttgcaaaagttagtagaaaaagttagtaatcccgtaggattaatagCAAGAAAGAGAATTTTGATTTATGACaaaaagagatttaaaagtcATCCGTCTTGACCTCACTCAAGCTACATTTCAGGATATAGAAGCAAAGCTCGAATGGCTAGGAAATTCAAATAGGCAACCCGGTACACTACCGAGCAATACCCAGCAAAATCCTAGGCCTCAGCAGAATAACCAAGGATCCGGACAAAAGTATAGCCATCTGAATGCTCGAAATGAGCAAGTCAATGCGATCACAATAAGAGCAGGTAATACTTATAATTTTGCAAATCCTTTGCCTAATGATattactcctcttgtgcaggttgaagCCGATGAAGCTgttgatgatgagattgagATGGAGCCGAACCCAGCCGTGAAGACACCGGCCGTTCCATCCAAGACTGTTGAGAAACCACCCGTTAAGCCGTATCAGCCGAAGATACCTTTTCCTCAACGATTGAGGAAAGCGAAGATCAAGGAGAATTTCAAGAAGTTTGTTGAGttgattcaaaatgttaacattactATTCCTCtagttgatcttcttgcaggtatgcctgattatgcaaagtttctcaagGAACTCATTACGGATAAAAAGAAGTTGGAAGAGGCAAAGACGGCAGTCATGAGTGTCGAGTGTTCCGCCATCATCAAGAACGAGATTCCTCCTAAGTTggaagatccagggagttttcttatctcttattcttttGGTGTTAGTTTGTATAAGGCATTGGCCAATCTTGGGGCtagcattaatttgatgccttattCTGTTTATAAAAGATTGTCGTTAGGTGAATTGACCCctacccgcatgagcattaggcttgcAGACcgttcattccaatatcccatggggatagcggaaaatttacaaattaagGTGGGTCATATGATTTTCCTAGtagattttgttattcttgagaTGGAGGTGGATGTTAATGTGCCTCTAATTCTTGGTCGACCCTTCCTtatgaccgcggatgctatcatccgggttaAGGCTAAGGAGATTTCCTTAGGTGTCGGAGAAGACCGGGTAGTTTTTAATGTTGATAGGGCTCTTAAGCATCCttactcatgtgatgaatcttgttttaGGATAGATgttattgaagaagaagaagaagaagaagaataagaagATGCTTTGGAGAAAGAGCTCATGGATATCTTGGACATGGAAGATGGACAGGCATTGCttgcttgtagtgaagaagagaAAGTGCTAGTTGAAGAGATGGTGCAAGAAATCATGGCATTGAGTGTTGATGAAACTCCACCGGAGGATGAGACTTTGAAGAGATCACGGCTAGTGAAAGCACACGGGTGCTTACATCGATCGAGTGTCCTCCtaccgatttggaactcaaaCCCTTGCCGGATCATCTCGAATATGCCTATCTTGAAGGTACATCTTTCTTACCCGTTGTCATTTCATCTTCATTGttggaggatgaaaaatctagaCTTTTGACCGTCCTTAAGGCTCATAAAAGagcctttgcatggaaaatttccgatatttcgggtataagtccagaattttgtaagcacaccaTAAACTTTATTGATAATGTTAAACCAattgtgcaaagacaacggagattAAATCCAAATATGAAAGATATTGTAAAAAAAGAGGTTATTAAGTTActtgatgcgggaatcatattccccattttGGATAGTTCTTGGGTGAGTCCGGTACAttgtgtaccgaaaaagggtgggatgaccgttgttttaaatgataaaaatgaattaattcctactagaactgtcacggggtggagggtatgtattgattatcggaaattgaatgatgcaaccCGAAAGGACCATTTCCCATTGCCCTTCATTGATCAAATGCTAGAACGGTTCGCCGGTaacgagtatttttgttttttagacgggttctccgggtactttcaaatacccattgaccccaAAGACCAAGAGAAAACCACCTTcacttgtccctatggcacttatgcctatagaaggatgccatttggtctttgTAATGCCCCCGGTACTTTCCAACGTTGTATGATTGCCATTTTCCAAGATATGATtgaaacctccatggaagttttcatggatgacttttcggtttttggtagttcatttgaaaGTTGTCTTAATAGTCTTGATAAGATGTTGGAAAGGTGTGAACGGGCACACTTGGTCTTGAATTggaaaaaatgtcattttatggttaaagaaGGGATAGTTTTGGGACACAAAGTTTCTAAGTCGGGATTAGAGATAGATAAGGCCAAGATTGATGTTATAGCTAAATTACCACCACCGACAAATGTTAAATCAATTAGaagctttttgggtcatgtCGGTTTTTATCGTAGGTTCATAaaggatttttcaaaaataacccGGCCAATGACTAAGTTGTTAGAAAAAGATGTCCCGTTTGTGTTTAATGATGAGTGTCTTAACgcatttaacttgttaaagaAAGAATTGACTAATGCACCAATTATGACTTCACCCGATTGGTCATTACCCTTTGAgttaatgtgtgatgctagtgaCTATGCCTTAAGGGCCGTTTTAGGCCAGagggaggataaacatttccgtcccatttcttatgctagcaagaccttgaatccggcccaacaaaattacactgtgactgagaaagagttgtttggcgttgtgtatgcttttgaaaaatttcgtccctacttggttTTGAACAAGACTATTGTTTACACGGACCATTCCGCATTAAGGTACTTGTTTTCaaaacaagatgctaaacccCGTCTCATCCGTTGGGTCTTGCTCTTGCAAGAATTTGACATAGAGATCAAGGATAAAAAGTGAGCAGAAAATGTGGCGGCCGATCACTTAAGTAGGCTCGACAACCCTCACCTTGAGGAGTTGCAAGAGCATGAGATTGATGATAATTTTCCTGATGAAGATTTGATGCAGGTACAAGATGGACCATGGTTTGcagacattgctaattatcttGGTGCTAACATTCTTCCCGACGATATGACCTCTCAACAAAAGAGAAAGTTCTTTTCTGAGATTCGTCATTATTTTTGGGAAGATTCGTATTTGTTTAGAATgtgtgcagatggaatgatcAGGAGATGTGTGTCCGGTGGTGAAACCCGGGAGATTTTGGATGCATGCCACCATGGCCCTACCAGTGGTCATTATGGACCGTCTGTAACCGGTAAGAAAGTTta
It encodes:
- the LOC122608999 gene encoding uncharacterized protein LOC122608999; protein product: MTKRDLKVIRLDLTQATFQDIEAKLEWLGNSNRQPGTLPSNTQQNPRPQQNNQGSGQKYSHLNARNEQVNAITIRAGNTYNFANPLPNDITPLVQVEADEAVDDEIEMEPNPAVKTPAVPSKTVEKPPVKPYQPKIPFPQRLRKAKIKENFKKFVELIQNVNITIPLVDLLAGMPDYAKFLKELITDKKKLEEAKTAVMSVECSAIIKNEIPPKLEDPGSFLISYSFGVSLYKALANLGASINLMPYSVYKRLSLGELTPTRMSIRLADRSFQYPMGIAENLQIKVGHMIFLVDFVILEMEVDVNVPLILGRPFLMTADAIIRVKAKEISLGVGEDRVVFNVDRALKHPYSCDESCFRIDVIEEEEEEEE